A single window of Rhodococcus jostii RHA1 DNA harbors:
- a CDS encoding PDR/VanB family oxidoreductase, whose protein sequence is MTQQTNHLLVRQQRLESDGVLSLTLERPDGAALGEWEPGAHIDIVLPSGTVRQYSLCGDPTDKTAYRIAVLREDEGRGGSKEIHDSVRVGDLLAVRGPRNHLALEPAPHYLLIAGGIGVTPILSMARQLSRENASWSALYGGRSRATMAFVEEFCGLGEVNVTPSDESGNLDLAAALANVPSGTAVYCCGPEGPLQEVKSVCGPVLGDEVIHFERFGAPVVGADPAAAAGVSDRQSPNEFDVELRRTGCTLKVPADRTLLEVVLEANPDILYSCEDGFCGSCETRVLDGIPEHHDSILSQADREKGETMMICVGRSRTPTLVLDA, encoded by the coding sequence ATGACACAACAGACCAACCACCTCCTGGTCCGGCAACAACGACTCGAATCCGATGGCGTGTTGTCGCTGACCCTGGAACGACCGGACGGCGCCGCCCTCGGCGAATGGGAGCCCGGAGCACACATCGACATCGTGCTGCCCTCCGGGACCGTTCGGCAGTACAGCCTCTGCGGTGACCCCACCGACAAGACCGCCTACCGGATCGCCGTCCTGAGAGAAGACGAGGGACGCGGTGGGTCGAAGGAAATCCACGACAGTGTCCGGGTGGGGGATCTCCTGGCGGTGCGTGGCCCCCGCAACCACCTCGCCCTCGAGCCCGCACCCCACTACCTCCTGATCGCCGGTGGAATCGGGGTCACTCCCATTCTTTCGATGGCACGGCAACTGTCGCGGGAGAACGCCAGCTGGTCCGCACTCTACGGTGGCCGCAGCCGCGCCACGATGGCATTCGTGGAGGAGTTTTGCGGTCTCGGCGAGGTGAACGTCACTCCCTCAGACGAATCCGGAAACCTCGACCTGGCAGCCGCCCTGGCCAACGTTCCGTCCGGCACCGCCGTGTACTGCTGCGGCCCCGAAGGCCCACTGCAAGAGGTGAAGTCGGTGTGCGGTCCGGTGCTCGGTGACGAGGTGATTCATTTCGAACGGTTCGGCGCTCCCGTCGTGGGGGCGGACCCTGCCGCGGCAGCCGGAGTCTCGGACAGGCAGTCGCCCAACGAATTCGACGTCGAACTGCGCCGTACCGGCTGCACGTTGAAGGTGCCCGCCGACCGCACCCTGCTCGAAGTCGTCCTCGAAGCGAACCCGGACATCCTGTACTCCTGCGAGGACGGCTTCTGCGGGTCCTGCGAAACCCGCGTTCTCGACGGCATTCCCGAACATCACGATTCGATCCTCTCTCAGGCAGATCGTGAGAAGGGCGAGACGATGATGATCTGCGTCGGACGTTCCCGCACACCCACACTGGTACTCGACGCTTGA
- a CDS encoding YciI family protein has protein sequence MALFAVIWSYTTEASVKEAAHAEHLIFVKDAAARGVLQEAGAWADGAGALLVFQAVSEDALRSLLAEDPYVKQGVVVEQHIYQWNPVIGPLVGI, from the coding sequence ATGGCCTTGTTCGCAGTGATCTGGTCGTATACCACCGAAGCCTCGGTCAAAGAGGCCGCGCATGCCGAACACCTGATTTTCGTCAAGGATGCCGCTGCCCGAGGCGTGCTGCAGGAGGCCGGCGCCTGGGCCGACGGCGCCGGAGCCCTACTGGTGTTCCAAGCGGTCAGCGAAGACGCCTTGCGTTCCCTGCTTGCGGAGGATCCTTACGTCAAGCAGGGCGTCGTCGTAGAGCAGCACATTTACCAATGGAATCCAGTCATCGGCCCTCTCGTCGGCATCTAA